The sequence TGCGGTTCACCCCCACGTGCGTGGGGACAATACTGAAAAAGGCCAGGGCCTCCTGTGGATTTACAGCCGTTAACGGGGAACGGTGATGAGCGCGAGCCCTTCGAAGTCTCGGACCACTCTGTTGGGGCTGCCCCACATTCGCAGAGCAAAGCCCTGCTCGTTATCTGTTGTGTAGGTGAGCATTGCCCCGCCGTCTTTCGCTTTCTTGCACACATCTTCCCACAGCCTGTCTCGCACCATGCCGGAGAGGTTGCCCACGAACACGCCCGGCCTGGGCTCTATCATCCACCGGCTGATCTCTCCCCTCAGGCTCGGCGATACTCTTTCAACCGTCAGCACTACCAATGGGTGCCTCCTCTGCGCCGTAGTTCACCCCGCCGCCCAGGAGCCCGACAAACGGGTCCCACAGCCCGCCGGGTATTGCGGCGTCTGCGTCCAGCTCCAGTTCACCAGCGGGGCCAACGTCCAGCGCCTTTTCGATATCCGGGATGACTCTGTTAAGAAACCTCCTTTCGTGGAAGATATCGCGACAGGTCTGGCGCACGCGGGTCTCCAGCTTGTCTCCGCCGTCCCCCACAGCCTTGAACGCGACGGGAATGGTGATCTCCGTCTTGTACAGGTCCGCGACATCGTAGACAAACGAGAGCATTTTGCCGGTGTGGATGAACCCCAGGGCAGGGGAGTACCCTGCCGAGACGATGGCGGCGTGGCAAACGCCGTACAGGCAGCTGTTTGCGGCGGAGCGCGCGCGGTTGATTGGGTCTGCGTTCATCCACTGCTCCCGCTGGTACGAGCGGCCGGACCACGGTATGCCCGTCTCGCGGCTGAAGCGGGCGTACGTCTCGCGCACGCGGATGCCTTCCTTGCCCCGCACCTGCCGGAGGTTGAGCGATGGGTCCAGCTCCTCGTTGAACCGCATGGAGTACATGCGGAACACCACCTTGAGCCGCGCTTTGAGGTCCGAGTGGAGGTAAGACTTCCTGAGTAGGTTGCGGGCGGAGCGAGTCTCCCCGGTGCCGGAGGCGTAAAAGCGCACCGCGCCCTCCCCGGACCACATGACCATGCAGCCGTTGTCTGCCAGGGTCTTGATGGCGGCGTGGGTTATCGTTGTGCCCGGCCCCAGCATGAGCGTGGTTAGCGATGCGCACGGCACGGCCGTTTTGCCTTCGGCGTCGTGCACGGCAATGGCCTTATCGTCCTGGTCAACGCGGCAGTGCTCCAGGTAGAGATAGGTCCAGCTGTCTCTCACTTTCGGGAGCGTGTGCAGGTCCTGGAGTCGCATGGGTCACCTCCCGTTGGCCGGCGCGAGAGAAAGCAGCCCGCACCCGAACGCCTTTGCGGGGCCGATGCCGGAGATGACTGACTCTCCCAAGCAGGATGGGTCCGTCACTTCCAGTACGCCGTCGTAGCGCGCCGTTCGGAGGCGGCTCCCCTGCTTATCCGGACCCTTGGAGAAGTTCAAATAACCGGCCTGGACGGCCATTTCCCTGATGCGGAAACCGCACCGCTGCGCACGGAGGAGAAGCCAGTCTTCGAGGCGCTCGTTCGGCACAGGCACCCTCTTGCCGTGGCTCTTCTTGCCGTCGTCCCCCGTCTTTGTCTCTATCTTACGGGTTGGATTCGCTTGGAGGCGGAACCTGTAGGAGTCCCCTTCCCTCAGACTGACCTCGAAGTGTTTGCCTGAAGGTGGCCCGGCCAGAAGGAAGACGGCGTTGCTGAACGCGTACCCCCAATCAGGCTGCACGGCGGATTGCACCAACACCATGGCCCTGCCGCCAGGAAGAGGGTCAATGCGAAACAGGAACGCTTCGGCGTTCGAGCGCTGGACATGAACGCTCCCAAAGTCGTCACTCATATACGGCTTTAGAAATTCACGATCTGACTTAAGTTTGCCGGCCGACGGGAAGCCCATCGACAGACGTTGGTGAACGCGATAGACGTTGCGGAGCCAAAGCCTTCCAGGCCTGGGGCGGTCCGGATCGTCCCCAACATTGATCAACAACTGTGAGAGGTACATTTCACTCTACCTCCGCGGCGGTCAGGTGTCGGCG is a genomic window of SAR202 cluster bacterium containing:
- the cas2e gene encoding type I-E CRISPR-associated endoribonuclease Cas2, with the translated sequence MVVLTVERVSPSLRGEISRWMIEPRPGVFVGNLSGMVRDRLWEDVCKKAKDGGAMLTYTTDNEQGFALRMWGSPNRVVRDFEGLALITVPR
- the cas1e gene encoding type I-E CRISPR-associated endonuclease Cas1 is translated as MRLQDLHTLPKVRDSWTYLYLEHCRVDQDDKAIAVHDAEGKTAVPCASLTTLMLGPGTTITHAAIKTLADNGCMVMWSGEGAVRFYASGTGETRSARNLLRKSYLHSDLKARLKVVFRMYSMRFNEELDPSLNLRQVRGKEGIRVRETYARFSRETGIPWSGRSYQREQWMNADPINRARSAANSCLYGVCHAAIVSAGYSPALGFIHTGKMLSFVYDVADLYKTEITIPVAFKAVGDGGDKLETRVRQTCRDIFHERRFLNRVIPDIEKALDVGPAGELELDADAAIPGGLWDPFVGLLGGGVNYGAEEAPIGSADG